The Aerococcaceae bacterium DSM 111021 region ATACTCACCGATTTGAAATATTTGGATTATGTTCAATTTGTAAATAGTGAAATAATATTCAATTTATAAATTAGTTAAATAGTAAATTGACTGAAATTTGTTATTTTGATTTTCAATTTATGGCGTTAAAATAGTGATGTTATTGAAAATGAGAATAGTGAAACTCAATTTTGACAAAAGAAAATCTGTATATAATTAAATATAATCATGAAAAACTTTCATTAAGACCTTGCAAACACAACATTGTTTGATTATAATGTTACAAGAACTTTATTATTTTTTAGGAAAAGTGATAGGGTTAGAAAAGCTTGGGAGGAGGGGATTCATAATGTCTAAAACAGTAGTTCGTGATAACGAATCATTAGAAGACGCTCTTCGTCGCTTTAAGCGAGATGTTTCAAAAACAGGTACTTTAAGAGAAGCACGTAACCGTGAATTTTACGAAAAACCAAGTGTTAAACGTAAGAAAAAATCGGAAGCAGCTCGTAAAAGAAAATTCTAATTAACAGATAGGTGAGGCGAAATGTCACTAACTGAACGAATTAATCAAGACGTCAAGCAAGCGATGAAGGCTAGAGATAAAGAGACTTTAAAAGTAATACGTATGATAAAGTCGGCATTACAAATGGAGCAATTAAAACATTCTGAATCATTAAATGAGGAAGAAGAAATTACAATTATTGTTCGAGAATTAAAGCAGCGTAAGGATTCTTTAGCTGAATTCGAAAAAGCTGAACGACACGATTTAGTAGAAGAAGTAACTGCTGAGATTGAAGTTGTCGAGCGCTACTTACCAAAACAATTATCAGAAGAAGAGATAGAAGTTGAAGTTCAGAAAGTCATGGATGAACTTGGTGCGACTTCTTCAGCTGATTTTGGCAAAGTTATGGGAAAAGCTATGGCTAACCTAAAAGGTCAGGCAGATGGTAATCTTGTAAAACAAGTTACAAAAAAACTATTAGACTAATCTTTTTAAACACCCGAAAGGGTGTTTTTTCTTTTCTTTAAATATTAGGTGAGATAGTTCATTTTTAATTATATTTATGGTAATGTTAGCTTAATTACACAGAATTTTAAAGGAGCGTATTATTTGAGCGAAACAGATGCATTTTCACAAAAGGTTATTGTATCAAACCAAGATTGGCTATTGGCAATATTAGGTACACATGATAAATATGTTCAATTACTTGAAGAGAATTTTGATATTCAAGTAAGCAATCGAGGAGAAGTTATCACTATAACTGGTAAAGAATCAGACGTTGAGTTAACACGATCAATCTTTTTGAATTTAGTTGAACTTCTACAAAGAGGTATTACGCCTCGTACGATGGATATTATTACAGCAGTAAAAATGGCCAAAAATGGAACAATAGATTATTTTGTTAATTTATACGAGGAAGTTATTGGTCGTGCATACGATGGGTCAGCAGTACGTGCGAAAAATTTCGGGCAATTACAATATGTTAAAGCTGTTGAATCACACGATGTTGTCTTTGGAATTGGACCAGCTGGTACAGGTAAAACTTTTTTAGCCGTTGTCATGGCTGTTCAAGCGATGAGGGATGGTCGAGTTAAAAAGATTATCTTAACACGTCCGGCTGTAGAAGCAGGCGAAAGCCTTGGTTTTTTACCAGGGGACTTGAAAGAAAAGGTTGATCCATATTTAAGACCAGTTTACGATGCATTATATGCGATATTCGGTATGGAACACACAAACCGTTTGATGGAGAGAGGAATCATAGAAATTGCTCCGCTAGCATATATGCGTGGACGTACATTGGATGACGCTTTTGTAATATTGGATGAAGCACAAAATACGACAATTGCACAGATGAAAATGTTCTTGACACGTCTTGGATTTGGTTCAAAAATGATTATAAATGGAGACCAAACTCAAATTGATTTACCAAAAGGGGTAAAATCAGGGTTAATCGATGCAGAGCAAAAGTTAAACAAAATTAAAAAGATTAAGTTTAATTATTTTGATGAATTTGATGTGGTTCGTCATCCTGTTGTTGCTGATATTATTAGAGCTTATTCAAAAGATTAATAAATAGAGGGGGAGTGCAATGAACCAACAATTACGAAAACAGCAAACTGTTTTAGGCGTATTCTTCATTCCCTTAATTATTTTAATTATGTCAGTTTTGATATTTGTGATGGGTTTTACAGAGGTGCAACCTGAACAGTTTAATTTTCAGATAAATCAAGTTGCGGAAGAAACTGTTCAAGCACCAGTAACAATTGAAGATACAGAACAGACTGAAATTAACAGAGAACGTGCGCGCTCAAGTGTAGTAGATGCGTATGTTTTCCAGCCTGATATTCTAAATCAACAAGTTAAACAGGCTGAGGATTTTATGACTTTGATCCATTCGATTCGAGATAATGAATACTCCACACAAGATATTAATGGTATGTTGGAAAATAATAATTTAAGTGAATTAATTGATATGACTTCAATTGATGTGCAAAGAACAGAAACGCAATCAGTGCCATTCGGTCAATTAGATAGTTCAGAGCAATTGGTTATTTATTACGATGCGGTGTTAAATAGCGAGGTTGAGTCTGTGAAGGACTTAAACGAAACGTTATCGGATGAATCTATCAGCATTCTTCTGACTATTAGTAACAGCCAATTAAATGAAATGCAACAGCAAATCAACGACTTATTAACGAGTGCGTTGAGTAATGAAATTGAATCAACTGATTTGAATCAAATTATTTCTGATGTCAATATTTATATTAATGAGCTCAATATAGAAGATGAAAGCAAAGTAATTATTAGAGAGTTGATGCAAGAACTTATTGTACCAACAGTAGTTTATAGTGAAAGTGAGACAGAA contains the following coding sequences:
- a CDS encoding 30S ribosomal protein S21, whose protein sequence is MSKTVVRDNESLEDALRRFKRDVSKTGTLREARNREFYEKPSVKRKKKSEAARKRKF
- a CDS encoding GatB/YqeY domain-containing protein, with the protein product MSLTERINQDVKQAMKARDKETLKVIRMIKSALQMEQLKHSESLNEEEEITIIVRELKQRKDSLAEFEKAERHDLVEEVTAEIEVVERYLPKQLSEEEIEVEVQKVMDELGATSSADFGKVMGKAMANLKGQADGNLVKQVTKKLLD
- a CDS encoding PhoH family protein; this translates as MSETDAFSQKVIVSNQDWLLAILGTHDKYVQLLEENFDIQVSNRGEVITITGKESDVELTRSIFLNLVELLQRGITPRTMDIITAVKMAKNGTIDYFVNLYEEVIGRAYDGSAVRAKNFGQLQYVKAVESHDVVFGIGPAGTGKTFLAVVMAVQAMRDGRVKKIILTRPAVEAGESLGFLPGDLKEKVDPYLRPVYDALYAIFGMEHTNRLMERGIIEIAPLAYMRGRTLDDAFVILDEAQNTTIAQMKMFLTRLGFGSKMIINGDQTQIDLPKGVKSGLIDAEQKLNKIKKIKFNYFDEFDVVRHPVVADIIRAYSKD